Proteins encoded in a region of the Candidatus Cloacimonadaceae bacterium genome:
- the hypB gene encoding hydrogenase nickel incorporation protein HypB, with protein MNHKEIKIMQQILNFNDRIANEIRSEMGKKGIVYINLMSSPGSGKTRLLEKTAETLKEHIFVIEGDIHTTLDAERLAKAGIGVYQINTGPFGGDCHLEAGWIRSALEEIDLENMKYLFVENIGNLVCPAEFDIGAHVNVVVLSVAEGEDKPLKYPLAFRNSQLCLIAKTDLLPYLDLDLDTMKANMKKINPHIKIIELSSNTGQGFAAWLDFLTGYKI; from the coding sequence ATGAATCACAAAGAAATCAAGATCATGCAACAAATATTGAATTTCAACGATCGTATTGCCAATGAAATTCGTAGCGAAATGGGCAAGAAAGGAATTGTGTACATCAATTTAATGAGCTCTCCGGGCTCCGGCAAAACCAGATTGCTGGAAAAAACAGCCGAGACACTTAAAGAGCACATTTTCGTTATCGAGGGAGATATCCATACAACTTTGGATGCTGAACGGTTAGCTAAGGCAGGGATTGGCGTGTATCAAATCAATACCGGACCATTTGGTGGCGACTGCCATTTGGAAGCTGGATGGATACGTTCCGCTCTCGAAGAAATTGATCTGGAAAATATGAAGTATCTATTTGTTGAAAATATAGGAAATCTCGTGTGCCCTGCCGAGTTTGACATAGGTGCCCATGTAAATGTCGTAGTTTTGAGCGTAGCGGAAGGTGAAGATAAACCACTCAAATACCCCTTGGCATTTCGCAATTCACAACTGTGCCTGATAGCAAAAACAGATTTGCTCCCCTATCTTGACCTTGACCTGGATACAATGAAAGCTAACATGAAAAAAATCAATCCCCATATCAAGATCATAGAATTATCGTCAAACACCGGCCAAGGTTTCGCAGCTTGGTTGGACTTTTTAACCGGATACAAGATTTAA
- a CDS encoding hydrogenase maturation nickel metallochaperone HypA: MHEGAIVKSLLEIANQYFLEADLTEVTKVNVIIGKFHHIVNEVLQMHFDLMKKDTAGFEQAILEIEERDLVIKCRKCDKTTNISEICFSCPDCDSIDTELIQGNELHIASIEGTEDT; encoded by the coding sequence ATGCACGAAGGAGCCATAGTAAAATCATTACTCGAAATCGCCAATCAGTACTTTTTGGAAGCTGATTTAACGGAAGTGACTAAGGTAAACGTTATAATTGGTAAATTCCATCACATCGTCAATGAAGTTTTGCAGATGCATTTTGATTTGATGAAAAAGGACACTGCCGGTTTTGAACAGGCAATTCTTGAAATTGAGGAAAGAGATTTGGTAATAAAATGTAGAAAGTGCGATAAAACCACAAATATCAGTGAGATATGCTTTTCCTGTCCTGATTGCGATTCAATTGATACGGAGTTGATTCAAGGAAATGAATTGCATATTGCCTCTATCGAGGGCACTGAAGATACATAA
- the hypE gene encoding hydrogenase expression/formation protein HypE has protein sequence MKNDIITLGYGSGAALTRQLIREVFVSKFRLPTLDDAACIDNHLTVTTDAYVVNPLFFPGGDIGKLSITGTVNDLSMNGSVPAYLVASFILEEGFSINLLKRIVDSMQKTAEEAGVQIIAGDTKVVEKGKCDGVYITTTGIGFLPEGIDLNVKNIKAGDRIVVNGSLGDHAVAIINARQKLGLDPAPISDCAPLREVIEILLNTTKLRFARDATRGGVATILNEIYEDTGLGVILDETSLPIKDSTTVLCGLLGLDPLYLANEGKLVAVVSEANDDMLIQLKAHRYGQDSAIIGEVTKDVNGVYLRTALGSLRPLLMLASDPLPRIC, from the coding sequence ATGAAAAATGATATAATAACACTCGGATACGGCAGTGGCGCAGCCTTAACCCGCCAGTTGATTAGAGAAGTTTTTGTTAGTAAGTTTCGGCTTCCAACCCTCGATGACGCCGCGTGTATTGATAACCATTTGACCGTTACCACCGATGCCTATGTTGTCAATCCACTTTTCTTTCCCGGTGGTGATATCGGTAAGCTTTCCATTACCGGAACAGTTAATGATTTGAGTATGAACGGCAGTGTGCCGGCATATCTTGTGGCAAGTTTTATTCTCGAAGAAGGCTTCAGTATAAATCTGCTAAAACGTATTGTAGATTCTATGCAAAAGACAGCCGAGGAAGCTGGTGTTCAAATCATCGCCGGTGATACAAAGGTGGTTGAAAAAGGGAAGTGTGACGGTGTTTACATCACGACTACCGGAATTGGTTTTTTACCTGAAGGGATTGATCTTAACGTAAAGAACATTAAAGCTGGTGATAGAATAGTTGTCAATGGTAGTTTGGGAGACCATGCCGTGGCAATTATCAATGCCCGCCAGAAATTGGGCTTAGACCCTGCTCCCATAAGTGACTGTGCTCCCTTACGGGAAGTTATCGAGATTTTGTTAAACACCACCAAGTTGAGATTTGCCCGAGATGCCACCAGGGGAGGTGTTGCCACTATCCTTAATGAAATATATGAAGATACCGGATTGGGAGTGATCTTAGACGAAACGTCTCTCCCAATCAAGGATTCAACCACTGTGCTGTGCGGGCTCTTAGGTTTGGACCCTCTCTATTTGGCAAATGAGGGCAAATTGGTTGCGGTGGTTTCGGAAGCAAACGATGACATGCTCATACAGTTGAAAGCGCATAGATATGGTCAGGATTCAGCAATCATCGGCGAAGTCACAAAAGATGTGAACGGCGTATATCTTCGTACTGCTCTGGGAAGTTTGAGACCTTTGTTGATGTTAGCCTCAGATCCGCTTCCCAGAATTTGTTGA
- the hypD gene encoding hydrogenase formation protein HypD, with amino-acid sequence MNLKYYRAPDLIKRVLKEIHEYRQPVTFMEVCGSHTMAIGHWGLRKLLPENIRLISGPGCPVCVTPASVIDELIKLKDITIATFGDLIRVPGSDQTLEHARALGADIRTVYSPLEALELSQKRETVFVGIGFETTIPGIAYTILEAGRQNQDNFSVLPLFKLIPPALNALLIDDEVEIDGFILPGHVSAVIGTQAYDFIPQKFGIGGVVTGFEPLDIVLGIKKMIEQINKPQIINEYSRIVTTEGNMAAKATISEVFSIGNAVWRGLGEIPDSGLDIRTEYSQFDALRKYDIQITNIEGNTACRCSSVLKGKIMPFDCPLFAEICTPNNPVGPCMVSSEGSCAAYYKYEK; translated from the coding sequence ATGAATCTCAAATACTATCGTGCTCCTGATCTGATAAAGCGAGTTTTGAAGGAAATACATGAATATCGGCAGCCGGTTACATTCATGGAGGTTTGTGGAAGCCACACGATGGCAATTGGACATTGGGGCTTACGCAAATTGTTGCCGGAAAACATCAGGTTAATCTCTGGTCCCGGATGTCCTGTTTGTGTGACCCCCGCTTCTGTGATTGATGAACTGATAAAGCTAAAAGACATAACAATTGCAACCTTCGGAGATTTGATTCGCGTACCAGGTTCTGATCAGACTCTCGAACATGCCCGTGCGCTGGGAGCTGATATAAGAACGGTCTATTCTCCTCTGGAAGCTCTGGAATTATCCCAAAAACGTGAAACCGTCTTTGTTGGTATCGGGTTTGAAACCACAATACCCGGCATTGCTTATACAATACTGGAAGCCGGCAGGCAGAATCAAGATAATTTTTCTGTGTTGCCGCTTTTCAAGCTCATACCACCCGCTTTGAATGCTCTCTTGATTGATGACGAAGTGGAAATCGACGGATTTATCTTACCAGGCCATGTAAGCGCGGTTATCGGAACACAAGCCTATGATTTCATCCCGCAGAAATTCGGCATCGGCGGAGTAGTCACCGGATTTGAACCACTGGATATCGTTCTGGGAATCAAAAAAATGATTGAGCAGATAAATAAACCGCAAATTATTAATGAATACAGCAGGATAGTGACCACAGAAGGTAACATGGCGGCAAAAGCAACAATATCAGAAGTTTTTTCCATTGGCAATGCAGTTTGGAGAGGATTGGGAGAGATTCCTGATTCCGGACTTGATATTCGGACAGAGTATTCGCAATTTGATGCTCTCAGAAAGTATGATATACAAATTACCAACATTGAAGGAAACACCGCATGTCGCTGCAGTAGCGTATTGAAAGGAAAAATAATGCCTTTTGACTGCCCGCTGTTTGCAGAGATTTGTACTCCAAATAATCCTGTCGGTCCCTGTATGGTCTCTTCGGAAGGTAGTTGTGCCGCATATTACAAGTATGAAAAATGA
- a CDS encoding HypC/HybG/HupF family hydrogenase formation chaperone, which yields MCLAIPGRVVRRTDNNMGLVDLGGVTKEISLIFLPDVVAGDWIILHTGFALERISEEDAMETISLLQEAFGQEKTCLSL from the coding sequence ATGTGTTTGGCAATTCCCGGCAGAGTAGTAAGAAGGACGGATAACAATATGGGTTTGGTCGATTTAGGCGGCGTAACAAAAGAAATATCGCTAATTTTCCTGCCGGATGTAGTGGCGGGCGACTGGATTATTCTTCATACCGGTTTTGCTCTTGAACGCATCTCTGAAGAAGACGCCATGGAAACCATCTCCCTCCTGCAAGAAGCATTCGGACAAGAAAAGACGTGCCTCAGCTTATGA